In Methanothermobacter sp. K4, one genomic interval encodes:
- a CDS encoding ammonium transporter yields MDAVLNSGDTAWMLISTALVMLMTVPSVALFYGGLTKKENVLNTMFLSLIAFAVTSLIWVLYGYQFAFGADIMGLIGSPANLFMNGIGVDKLAELAPTIPDFLYIAFQLTFAAITVALISGAIVERMKFSAWLAFIALWVSLVYVPVAHWVWGGGFLAQLGALDFAGGTVVHINSGVAALALVYLLGRRKDTRLLPHNLGYSVIGAALLWFGWFGFNAGSALTAGGLAASAFLVTNTAAAAGMISWVIIDYLKTGKPTVLGGISGAVAGLVAITPAAGFVTVPAAIIIGLVTSALSYLAISYLKPRIGYDDALDVFGIHGMSGIWGSVATGIFAAPFINELGTGLIYGNPGQLTAQVVAVVIVAVYSFIVTLVIGKLLDLTVGLRVTEKEEIEGLDTHLHEETGYRI; encoded by the coding sequence TGCTCATGACGGTTCCAAGCGTGGCACTCTTCTATGGGGGTTTAACAAAAAAGGAAAACGTGCTCAATACGATGTTCCTGTCACTGATAGCCTTCGCAGTGACAAGCCTCATATGGGTACTCTACGGCTATCAGTTTGCATTTGGAGCAGATATAATGGGACTCATAGGGAGTCCAGCGAACCTATTCATGAACGGTATAGGTGTCGATAAACTCGCAGAACTCGCACCTACGATACCAGACTTCCTTTACATAGCATTCCAGCTAACATTCGCTGCAATAACAGTCGCACTCATATCAGGTGCGATAGTGGAGAGAATGAAATTCTCAGCATGGCTGGCATTCATTGCACTCTGGGTGAGCCTGGTGTATGTACCGGTGGCCCACTGGGTATGGGGTGGTGGATTCCTTGCCCAGCTGGGTGCCCTTGACTTTGCAGGGGGTACAGTGGTCCACATAAACTCAGGTGTGGCTGCACTTGCACTTGTCTACCTCCTCGGCAGGAGGAAAGATACCAGGCTGCTACCACACAACCTGGGATACTCAGTGATAGGCGCTGCGCTCCTGTGGTTTGGCTGGTTCGGATTCAACGCAGGTTCAGCCCTCACAGCAGGGGGACTGGCAGCATCAGCCTTCCTTGTTACCAACACGGCCGCAGCCGCAGGTATGATCTCATGGGTGATAATAGACTACCTCAAAACAGGTAAACCCACAGTGCTCGGCGGCATATCAGGTGCAGTTGCCGGTCTTGTGGCAATAACACCTGCAGCAGGATTTGTGACAGTACCCGCAGCAATAATCATAGGCCTGGTCACAAGCGCCCTATCATACCTTGCAATATCATACCTCAAACCAAGGATTGGATACGATGACGCCCTGGACGTATTCGGAATACACGGAATGTCAGGTATATGGGGATCAGTGGCAACAGGTATCTTCGCAGCACCCTTCATAAATGAACTGGGAACAGGCCTCATCTACGGAAACCCCGGGCAGCTCACGGCACAGGTGGTAGCAGTTGTAATTGTCGCTGTCTACTCATTCATAGTTACACTGGTAATAGGAAAACTCCTGGACCTCACAGTGGGCCTCAGGGTAACTGAGAAGGAGGAAATAGAGGGACTCGATACACACCTCCACGAGGAGACAGGATACAGGATCTAA
- a CDS encoding P-II family nitrogen regulator — protein MKEVVAIIRPEKLEEVKNALEEVGCHGMTVTEVKGRGRQLGITESYRGRDYRIDLLPKTKIEIVVNDEDLDKVVDTIVKSAQTGDIGDGKIFISGVEEVVRIRTGESGKKAV, from the coding sequence ATGAAAGAAGTAGTGGCCATCATAAGACCCGAGAAACTAGAGGAAGTTAAAAATGCCCTCGAAGAGGTGGGGTGCCACGGGATGACTGTGACAGAGGTCAAAGGACGTGGAAGACAGCTCGGTATAACAGAAAGCTACCGTGGAAGAGACTACAGGATAGACCTTCTGCCAAAAACAAAGATAGAGATTGTGGTGAACGATGAGGACCTCGATAAGGTCGTTGACACCATAGTGAAAAGCGCCCAGACCGGCGACATAGGCGACGGGAAGATATTCATCTCAGGGGTTGAAGAGGTTGTGAGGATAAGGACAGGTGAAAGCGGTAAAAAAGCAGTTTAA
- the pdxS gene encoding pyridoxal 5'-phosphate synthase lyase subunit PdxS codes for MLHGTEVLKKGFAKMTKGGVIMDVVNAEQAAIAEDSGAVAVMALEKVPADIRASGGVARMADPNKVQEIMEAVSIPVMAKVRIGHFVEAQVLEALGVDMIDESEVLTPADERFHIDKKKFTVPFVCGARNLGEALRRIDEDAAMIRTKGEPGTGNIVEAVRHMRIMMSEIREIQNKEEEELWEFARKIEAPLELVRETARLGKLPVVNFAAGGVATPADAALMMQLGADGVFVGSGIFKSDNPEGYARAIVEATAHYDEPEVIAEVSRGLGTAMRGLEISEIPEEGRMQDRGW; via the coding sequence ATGCTGCATGGTACAGAAGTACTCAAGAAGGGATTTGCAAAGATGACCAAGGGCGGCGTTATAATGGACGTTGTCAACGCTGAACAGGCTGCAATTGCAGAGGACTCAGGGGCGGTCGCTGTAATGGCCCTTGAGAAGGTACCCGCGGATATAAGGGCCTCTGGTGGAGTTGCAAGGATGGCTGATCCCAACAAGGTCCAGGAGATAATGGAAGCAGTGTCCATACCTGTGATGGCCAAGGTGAGGATAGGACACTTCGTGGAGGCCCAGGTCCTCGAGGCCCTAGGGGTTGATATGATAGATGAGAGTGAGGTTCTAACCCCCGCAGATGAACGCTTCCACATAGACAAGAAGAAGTTCACCGTCCCATTTGTATGTGGTGCAAGAAATCTTGGCGAGGCCCTCAGGAGGATAGACGAGGACGCAGCCATGATAAGGACCAAGGGGGAACCTGGAACTGGTAACATCGTTGAGGCAGTTAGGCACATGAGGATAATGATGAGTGAGATCAGGGAGATCCAGAACAAGGAGGAAGAGGAGCTCTGGGAATTCGCAAGGAAGATTGAGGCTCCACTTGAACTTGTGAGGGAAACAGCCAGGCTTGGAAAGCTCCCTGTGGTTAACTTCGCGGCGGGTGGTGTTGCAACACCGGCAGACGCAGCCCTCATGATGCAGCTTGGTGCCGACGGCGTGTTTGTTGGTTCAGGTATATTCAAGTCAGATAACCCTGAGGGATATGCAAGGGCCATTGTTGAGGCCACAGCCCACTACGACGAACCTGAGGTCATAGCGGAGGTTTCAAGGGGTCTCGGCACAGCCATGAGGGGACTTGAAATCAGTGAGATCCCTGAAGAAGGTAGGATGCAGGATAGGGGATGGTAG
- a CDS encoding PfkB family carbohydrate kinase gives MNTERYLLIGPLSRDLIVRGNSTESRVGGAVYYYSRLLSHLGVDHTAVVTLSEADRHLLSEFPSRTSIIPLYRDSTVEFENIYDNGDTSRRVQRSNFASNPIEIEDIETIAMEEWTAILAGPLLPSDIPVETLEFLGKRHRLYTGLQGYLRYPAGGVVRLKFRNEIPRVLEAGSGVFLDINELRTVSDDIRGALEILSEHCGEVIVTCGPRGSMISHKGSLIRILAVTAERELDPTGLGDTYMAAYVHMRRIYGPEGAGKFASLMATKKLEGEI, from the coding sequence GTGAACACAGAAAGGTACCTCCTCATTGGACCTCTCAGCAGGGACCTGATAGTGAGGGGGAACTCGACAGAGTCCAGGGTGGGTGGAGCAGTTTACTACTACTCCAGGCTACTCTCACACCTTGGGGTTGACCACACGGCAGTTGTAACCCTTTCAGAGGCTGACAGGCACCTTCTCAGTGAATTCCCATCCAGGACAAGCATAATACCACTGTACAGGGACTCCACTGTTGAATTTGAGAATATCTATGATAACGGGGATACCTCGAGGAGGGTCCAGAGGTCCAATTTTGCCAGTAACCCCATTGAAATTGAGGATATTGAAACCATTGCAATGGAGGAGTGGACCGCCATCCTTGCAGGGCCTCTTCTGCCCTCGGACATACCCGTGGAGACGCTGGAGTTTCTGGGAAAAAGGCACAGGCTCTACACTGGACTTCAGGGCTACCTGAGATACCCTGCTGGGGGGGTTGTCAGGCTGAAATTCAGGAATGAAATCCCGCGCGTCCTGGAGGCGGGGAGTGGAGTTTTTCTTGACATCAACGAACTTCGAACGGTTTCTGATGACATCAGGGGGGCTCTTGAAATACTCAGTGAACACTGCGGTGAGGTCATAGTAACCTGTGGACCCCGGGGCTCCATGATATCCCATAAAGGATCCCTCATAAGAATATTGGCAGTCACTGCAGAGAGGGAACTTGACCCAACCGGGCTGGGGGATACATACATGGCTGCCTATGTCCATATGAGGAGGATTTATGGTCCTGAGGGCGCCGGAAAATTCGCATCTCTCATGGCCACAAAAAAGCTTGAGGGGGAAATTTAG
- a CDS encoding HisA/HisF family protein encodes MIEVIPVIDLRGGIAVAGKSGERENYRPLETVFSSSPDPVNIALSLRAAGARSIYIADLDAIEGTGSSLDIIGRINHVLPVTLDAGVRDRETFRFMLQFASRVVAATETLENTEELEYILKTYPPERTVVSVDVKDMKLHSENIELELEEFRDLLLGYESEVILLDLGAVGTSSGFNRELLELFRPVIRRVIPGGGVLPNEIPELEAMGVRKVLVGRALHEGMVRPG; translated from the coding sequence ATGATTGAAGTCATACCTGTTATTGATCTCAGGGGTGGTATAGCTGTAGCCGGCAAATCAGGTGAACGTGAAAATTACAGACCCCTCGAGACGGTTTTCTCATCATCCCCTGACCCTGTGAACATAGCACTATCCCTCAGGGCAGCAGGGGCACGGTCAATTTACATAGCCGACCTTGATGCCATTGAGGGCACAGGGTCCAGTCTTGATATCATAGGAAGGATTAACCATGTGCTGCCGGTCACCCTCGACGCAGGGGTCAGGGACAGGGAGACATTCAGATTCATGCTACAGTTTGCATCACGGGTTGTTGCCGCAACAGAGACCCTTGAGAATACAGAGGAACTTGAATACATCCTTAAAACCTACCCTCCCGAGAGGACCGTTGTAAGCGTGGATGTTAAGGATATGAAACTCCACTCAGAAAACATTGAACTTGAACTTGAAGAATTCAGGGACCTTCTCCTTGGCTATGAATCTGAAGTCATACTCCTTGATCTGGGGGCGGTTGGCACATCCTCGGGGTTCAACAGGGAACTCCTTGAACTCTTCAGGCCAGTAATCAGGAGGGTGATACCAGGTGGTGGTGTTCTACCCAATGAGATACCTGAACTTGAGGCAATGGGTGTGAGGAAGGTTCTTGTAGGGAGGGCTCTCCATGAGGGGATGGTGAGGCCCGGGTGA
- a CDS encoding DUF2149 domain-containing protein, with the protein MPLRRRRRLLSDQNEEDPMAGSANLVDAMLVLSVGFLIFLVLSWNMQNVVFADMTPQERQETMEAMKRAVEVQKGQELNNTPETSSGSGQGYVEMGTVYRDPKTGKLIMVQG; encoded by the coding sequence ATGCCGCTCAGACGCCGGCGAAGGCTCCTGTCGGATCAAAATGAAGAGGACCCGATGGCTGGAAGCGCAAACCTGGTTGATGCCATGCTGGTACTGTCCGTTGGTTTCCTTATATTTCTTGTACTCTCCTGGAACATGCAGAACGTCGTATTTGCAGACATGACCCCACAGGAGCGTCAGGAAACCATGGAGGCAATGAAAAGGGCAGTTGAAGTCCAGAAGGGCCAGGAGCTCAACAACACTCCAGAGACCAGTTCAGGGTCTGGCCAGGGATACGTTGAGATGGGAACCGTTTACAGGGACCCCAAGACGGGCAAGCTGATAATGGTTCAGGGATAG
- a CDS encoding MotA/TolQ/ExbB proton channel family protein — protein MVAVPGSEILSGALHVVSQSLLIPVIAGLLLFMVYAIITLGGLISEYSGRIRTDMKELESAIKSISNPGTPERIIEVVNSMEIPQSQKEVLINIAETSELGPKSREALARKLIENEELRAAKSLEKTDIVTRLGPTLGLMGTLIPMGPGLAALGAGDINTLAQAIIIAFDTTVVGLASGGIAYIISKVRRRWYEEYLSNLETMAEAVLEVMDNAAQTPAKAPVGSK, from the coding sequence ATGGTTGCAGTACCCGGCAGTGAAATACTGAGCGGCGCACTACACGTTGTCTCCCAGAGTCTCCTCATACCTGTTATAGCGGGGCTCCTGTTATTCATGGTCTATGCAATAATAACCCTTGGCGGGCTAATATCAGAGTACTCTGGAAGGATAAGGACTGATATGAAGGAGCTGGAATCAGCCATAAAGTCAATTTCCAATCCAGGCACCCCTGAGAGGATAATTGAGGTTGTAAATTCAATGGAGATACCCCAGAGCCAGAAGGAGGTCCTTATAAATATTGCGGAGACCTCAGAGCTAGGACCCAAATCAAGGGAGGCCCTCGCAAGGAAACTCATAGAGAACGAGGAACTCAGGGCTGCAAAGAGCCTCGAGAAGACGGATATCGTGACAAGGCTCGGCCCAACCCTGGGACTTATGGGGACACTCATACCCATGGGCCCTGGCCTTGCAGCCCTCGGCGCAGGGGATATAAATACACTGGCACAGGCCATCATCATAGCCTTTGACACAACAGTCGTGGGCCTTGCATCAGGGGGTATAGCCTACATAATCTCAAAGGTCAGGCGCAGATGGTATGAGGAGTACCTCTCAAATCTCGAGACCATGGCCGAGGCAGTGCTGGAGGTGATGGATAATGCCGCTCAGACGCCGGCGAAGGCTCCTGTCGGATCAAAATGA
- a CDS encoding DUF2162 domain-containing protein, with amino-acid sequence MDMANLLWQAGILSVLLIFGVKIGLAMGFAGLSRKMAALITAGYGLGIYGLAALANAYMNSVQGFFNTYSSLITIIMASVLIFAGVHTLREWKEHRRDTAKTACVAMVAPCPCCFGAVIVSIILVSPIIGVSAVTLGKYSGIILAAFIAFFYVFANGVASAINKPYPVLLGNFMLFAGLYFLTAAIVLPNVNSAMSMKMTPLTVPGINTILYVVLGTLALMGLGIYLNKRKSTFIE; translated from the coding sequence ATGGACATGGCAAACCTACTGTGGCAGGCTGGAATCCTATCGGTTTTACTGATATTCGGAGTGAAAATTGGACTGGCAATGGGTTTTGCAGGGCTATCAAGGAAGATGGCTGCCCTGATAACGGCAGGTTACGGTCTTGGTATATATGGCCTCGCAGCCCTTGCAAACGCCTACATGAACTCGGTTCAGGGCTTCTTCAACACCTACAGTTCACTAATAACAATCATAATGGCATCTGTTCTGATATTTGCAGGTGTACACACCCTCCGGGAGTGGAAGGAACACAGGAGGGATACAGCAAAGACTGCGTGTGTTGCAATGGTGGCACCCTGCCCCTGCTGCTTCGGGGCGGTGATCGTCAGCATAATACTTGTATCACCCATAATCGGTGTATCAGCAGTCACACTCGGCAAATATTCTGGGATAATTCTCGCAGCCTTCATAGCGTTCTTCTATGTCTTCGCCAATGGAGTCGCATCGGCAATCAATAAACCCTACCCTGTTCTGCTGGGCAACTTCATGCTCTTTGCCGGTCTCTACTTCCTGACAGCTGCCATTGTGCTTCCAAATGTGAACAGCGCCATGAGCATGAAGATGACGCCACTGACGGTTCCAGGCATAAACACAATATTATATGTTGTGCTGGGGACACTGGCGCTCATGGGACTTGGAATTTACCTTAACAAGAGAAAAAGCACTTTCATAGAATAA
- a CDS encoding cobaltochelatase subunit CobN, whose amino-acid sequence MRKQLITLTAVIFMIMLCQTVAAADNSTGGGDSGALTVNSTQEIRDPVVLVIHSSTSSKMTNDAAKKVMDLINPSQPGYNPQNKSTWTVRFEVRTTTQISKMNPSELKTLIESADIVIAEWLFDSGNFRNVMRDYPEIASNRPNKIFLVLESDPDLTNMSQINGVRIFQGIDASVIGNTDTKNTILYDLKNSNEARLKAYVNTYPQLAPWVTYGLYYAKKGTVNYENQFKLLLKNFTVMNGGTWPSQWEPAPPVTIPAEMLYRDGRVFTNLADYLAAYPLNTSRPTVGIAGLDSVLLSGDMAHFDSIIARLTASGMNVIPVVGAYSGVNGTQPLNIYSAMVKFFVYDPANPSRTVTASEYEANPSAYRYRIDALVSFTTFTLGSGFVNQTAGLLERMNVPVFRAMISTKREEGEWIISEDGLLWSDTYYQIAIPETQGIIEPIFVAAPAKSIDSVTGVEIVAYTPIDEQMDYLVQRISNWVRLRYLANSQKRIALIYYNYPPGKGNIGASYLNVPETLVEILKTLQSSGYTVSGFPQSADDLVKLLTERGINVATWAPGELEKLANKTSIILWDAEEYYAWFQTLKPVARKQVVEGPVGYIEEMIRLALSYVSSDTAYTAAMNTLDKWSSEMISLANTYPEKAQQASVLIRNMTEALKAVLNNARTGQSTDAPWNMFYNFKNEFQSLAVPGFNGWGAPPGNVMTVERNGRKYIVIPGIMFGNVFIGPEPQRGWEADVNKLYHSTVVAPPHQYLAWYAWVNTVFNADAQVHIGRHATYEWLPRKQVALSNFDFSQICAGTKPSVYIYIMDGVGEGIQSKRRGYAVIVDHLTPPLKTTQLYGDLSELRALIDDYTKTPDASPLKQEYFNSIRNMVMKLNIAAEIGISPDNFTAEDIERVEDYLVVLQQTLMPVGLHTFGLRWTDGEIALLAAAMVSSDGGPSSPSLQRLIASLRGWNFDNLTALQAEELNNITINWILQVMGGTPPANLTNNSQVIELLNRALEYAALIKQSFSSEMNSLLDALNGGFITPRPGNDPVRNPSALPTGSNFYAVSENLMPTKTAWNLGKRLADMALAQFDRIPEKVAAVVWCVETVRDDGTMVSFVLRLMGVEPTWSSTGSASNLKVTPLSQLLADLNAVRSASGLSNFTERPRVDPIVTTSGLFRDLFPRLLINMDRAYRVALAASYSEIVAAYPSVKTSLDHVLQTLVDAKYTNFRGSEPLRTNYIALHWINDTLRYMQAGLNATDAGEIAITRIFAPPVGDYGAGVSKGTEVSWTWNNRSELADIYFNRMSHAYSERSWGVSMPETFKELLRGIQTAYHSRNTNLYGVVDNDDYFDYFGGLSMAIEMMNNGRAPELYVLRYANPGNPRVMSLKQFIAIEYRTRYLNPEWIRAIMNEGYQGPRTIAKYTSHLVGWEYTVPELLDSGFWDEYYDAVVADKYNLGLRTAYSRNPYAAMDILAHFAEMANRGQWNARSEQLAFIAECLGSYVAENGVSCSGSVCGDRELMKWLSQYMSSDVRKKFTAALYAATGASVFAPEPSGDVNPGENPSTGPTTGPSGPSATGGGSAGRTSTDGSSGRTSATSQAAVSASSQDSAGEEAGQQKSYEVKETPSVVNQRTEFPLYGVAGIAAILILVGVGYFLGPGRR is encoded by the coding sequence ATGAGAAAACAGCTAATTACACTGACAGCAGTTATTTTCATGATAATGCTCTGCCAGACAGTGGCAGCTGCGGATAACAGCACTGGAGGAGGTGATTCAGGGGCCCTCACAGTGAACAGCACACAGGAGATCAGGGATCCGGTGGTGCTTGTTATACACTCATCAACCAGTTCCAAGATGACCAATGATGCGGCAAAGAAGGTCATGGACCTTATAAACCCATCACAGCCAGGATACAACCCGCAGAATAAGTCAACATGGACGGTCAGATTTGAGGTGAGGACCACCACACAGATATCAAAGATGAACCCCTCTGAACTTAAAACACTCATCGAGTCTGCGGATATTGTTATTGCAGAGTGGCTCTTTGATTCAGGTAACTTCAGGAATGTTATGAGGGACTACCCTGAAATCGCATCTAACAGACCAAACAAGATATTCCTGGTCCTTGAGAGTGACCCTGACCTCACAAACATGTCACAGATCAACGGTGTGCGTATATTCCAGGGTATAGATGCCTCAGTAATTGGTAACACCGATACAAAGAACACAATCCTCTATGACCTCAAAAACTCCAACGAGGCACGTCTGAAGGCCTATGTTAATACGTACCCACAGCTTGCACCCTGGGTGACCTACGGTCTCTACTATGCAAAGAAGGGAACCGTGAACTATGAAAACCAGTTCAAACTGCTGCTTAAGAACTTCACGGTGATGAATGGGGGAACATGGCCATCCCAATGGGAACCCGCCCCACCGGTAACCATTCCAGCTGAGATGCTCTACCGTGACGGCAGGGTCTTCACGAACCTAGCTGATTACCTTGCAGCATACCCCCTCAACACATCACGACCCACCGTTGGAATAGCAGGCCTTGACAGTGTACTCCTTTCAGGGGACATGGCCCACTTTGACAGCATAATAGCCAGGCTCACAGCCAGCGGAATGAATGTGATACCTGTTGTCGGGGCATACTCAGGTGTTAACGGTACACAGCCACTCAACATCTATTCGGCAATGGTCAAATTCTTCGTCTATGACCCTGCAAACCCATCAAGGACTGTCACAGCATCAGAATATGAGGCAAACCCCTCAGCCTACAGGTACAGGATAGACGCCCTTGTGAGCTTCACAACATTCACACTGGGTTCTGGTTTCGTGAACCAGACCGCAGGTCTACTTGAGAGAATGAATGTGCCTGTATTCAGGGCGATGATATCCACCAAGAGGGAGGAAGGTGAATGGATAATATCAGAGGATGGGCTTCTATGGAGCGACACCTACTACCAGATAGCCATTCCAGAGACCCAGGGTATAATAGAACCCATATTCGTTGCTGCACCAGCAAAGAGTATTGACAGTGTAACAGGGGTTGAAATAGTCGCATACACACCGATAGATGAGCAGATGGACTACCTTGTGCAGCGAATCAGCAACTGGGTCAGACTCAGATACCTGGCAAACTCCCAGAAAAGAATAGCACTCATCTACTACAATTACCCACCGGGTAAGGGTAACATAGGTGCCAGTTACCTTAACGTGCCTGAAACTCTCGTTGAAATACTCAAGACACTCCAGAGCTCAGGGTACACTGTTTCAGGCTTCCCCCAGAGTGCAGACGACCTTGTGAAGCTCCTCACAGAGAGGGGAATAAACGTTGCAACATGGGCACCGGGGGAACTCGAGAAACTTGCAAATAAAACCTCCATCATCCTCTGGGATGCAGAGGAATACTATGCATGGTTCCAGACCCTCAAGCCGGTTGCAAGAAAACAGGTTGTGGAGGGTCCTGTGGGCTACATTGAGGAGATGATCAGACTCGCACTCAGCTACGTTTCCAGTGACACAGCATACACCGCAGCCATGAACACCCTCGATAAATGGTCATCTGAGATGATATCACTTGCAAACACCTACCCTGAGAAGGCACAGCAGGCATCAGTTCTCATAAGAAACATGACAGAAGCGCTGAAAGCAGTCCTCAACAACGCAAGGACAGGTCAGAGCACAGATGCGCCGTGGAACATGTTCTATAACTTCAAAAATGAATTCCAGTCCCTGGCAGTCCCCGGATTCAATGGGTGGGGCGCCCCACCAGGTAATGTTATGACAGTGGAGAGAAACGGGAGAAAATACATCGTCATACCTGGAATAATGTTTGGCAACGTTTTCATTGGTCCCGAACCCCAGAGGGGATGGGAGGCAGACGTTAATAAACTCTACCACAGTACGGTTGTGGCTCCACCACACCAGTACCTTGCATGGTATGCATGGGTTAACACGGTATTCAATGCAGATGCACAGGTTCACATAGGGAGACATGCAACATACGAGTGGCTTCCAAGAAAGCAGGTCGCCCTCAGTAACTTCGACTTCTCACAGATATGTGCCGGTACAAAGCCATCGGTCTACATCTACATCATGGATGGTGTTGGTGAGGGCATACAGTCCAAGAGGAGGGGATATGCAGTCATAGTGGACCACCTCACACCACCATTGAAGACTACACAGCTCTATGGGGACCTCTCAGAACTCAGAGCCCTCATCGACGATTATACAAAAACACCTGACGCAAGCCCCCTCAAACAGGAGTACTTCAATTCAATAAGGAACATGGTCATGAAGCTAAACATAGCAGCAGAGATTGGCATCAGTCCAGATAACTTCACTGCAGAGGACATTGAAAGGGTTGAAGATTACCTTGTGGTGCTCCAGCAGACACTCATGCCTGTGGGTCTTCATACCTTCGGGTTAAGGTGGACCGATGGGGAGATAGCCCTCCTTGCAGCTGCAATGGTATCCTCTGATGGCGGACCATCAAGTCCCTCACTTCAGAGACTCATAGCATCTCTAAGGGGATGGAACTTTGACAACCTCACGGCACTGCAGGCAGAGGAGCTCAACAACATCACAATAAACTGGATACTGCAGGTCATGGGTGGCACACCACCCGCGAACCTCACAAACAACTCACAGGTAATTGAGCTTCTCAACAGGGCACTTGAGTACGCCGCACTGATAAAACAGAGCTTCAGTTCAGAGATGAACTCACTTCTCGATGCACTGAACGGTGGATTTATAACACCAAGACCAGGAAATGACCCTGTAAGGAACCCCTCAGCGCTTCCAACAGGCAGCAACTTCTATGCGGTATCAGAGAACCTGATGCCAACAAAAACAGCATGGAATCTGGGTAAACGCCTGGCTGACATGGCACTTGCACAGTTTGACAGGATCCCGGAGAAGGTGGCTGCGGTTGTCTGGTGTGTTGAGACGGTGCGTGACGATGGTACCATGGTCTCATTTGTCCTGAGGCTGATGGGTGTGGAGCCAACATGGTCATCCACAGGGTCAGCTTCGAACCTGAAGGTGACACCACTCTCACAGCTACTTGCAGACCTCAATGCAGTAAGATCCGCATCTGGACTTTCAAACTTCACAGAAAGGCCCAGGGTGGATCCGATTGTAACAACAAGCGGACTCTTCAGGGACCTCTTCCCGAGACTCCTAATCAACATGGACAGGGCATACAGGGTTGCCCTTGCCGCTTCCTACAGTGAGATCGTCGCAGCTTATCCGTCAGTTAAAACATCCCTTGACCATGTGCTGCAGACACTTGTTGATGCCAAGTATACAAACTTCAGGGGCAGCGAGCCTCTGCGCACCAATTACATTGCACTCCACTGGATCAACGATACCCTCAGGTACATGCAGGCGGGTCTTAACGCCACGGATGCAGGTGAAATCGCCATCACAAGGATCTTCGCACCTCCTGTGGGTGATTACGGTGCAGGTGTCAGTAAGGGTACAGAGGTATCATGGACCTGGAATAACAGAAGCGAACTTGCAGACATCTACTTCAACAGGATGAGCCATGCATACAGTGAACGTTCATGGGGCGTTTCAATGCCTGAAACCTTCAAGGAACTCCTCAGGGGTATTCAGACTGCCTATCACAGCAGAAACACCAACCTTTATGGGGTTGTTGATAACGACGACTACTTCGATTACTTCGGCGGCCTCTCAATGGCCATCGAGATGATGAACAATGGAAGGGCCCCGGAACTCTATGTACTGAGATATGCAAACCCTGGAAACCCACGGGTCATGTCACTCAAGCAGTTCATAGCCATCGAGTACAGGACAAGGTACCTGAATCCCGAGTGGATCAGGGCAATCATGAATGAGGGGTATCAGGGTCCAAGGACCATAGCCAAGTACACATCCCACCTGGTAGGATGGGAATACACGGTGCCTGAACTCCTTGACAGTGGTTTCTGGGATGAGTACTATGACGCGGTGGTTGCAGATAAATACAATCTTGGACTGAGGACAGCCTATTCAAGGAATCCCTACGCTGCCATGGACATACTGGCACACTTTGCAGAGATGGCAAACAGGGGCCAGTGGAATGCCAGGAGTGAGCAGCTTGCATTCATTGCAGAGTGCCTTGGAAGTTACGTTGCCGAGAATGGTGTTTCATGTTCAGGATCGGTCTGCGGTGACAGGGAACTGATGAAGTGGCTCAGCCAGTACATGTCCTCTGATGTCAGGAAGAAATTCACTGCAGCGCTCTATGCGGCAACAGGGGCATCTGTATTTGCACCTGAACCATCCGGTGATGTGAATCCAGGTGAGAATCCATCCACAGGGCCCACAACGGGTCCTTCAGGCCCTTCAGCTACAGGCGGCGGATCTGCTGGAAGAACCTCCACTGATGGTTCGTCTGGAAGAACCTCTGCGACTTCCCAGGCAGCTGTTTCAGCATCTTCACAGGATTCAGCCGGTGAAGAGGCTGGTCAGCAGAAATCCTATGAGGTGAAAGAGACTCCTTCAGTGGTCAATCAGAGAACAGAGTTCCCGTTATATGGAGTTGCGGGTATAGCGGCCATACTGATACTTGTGGGTGTGGGCTACTTCCTTGGACCTGGAAGGAGGTAG